Genomic window (Zingiber officinale cultivar Zhangliang chromosome 2B, Zo_v1.1, whole genome shotgun sequence):
TTTTCGAGTAAGTTCTCTCCTTCTTGAGCCCTTTTCTCCCCTTCTCGACCTCCGTCGGTCGCCAGTACGCAGCTGGCAGCTTTTTTGGCCGTCAACCGCATGTTGGAGCTGTGACGACTACTAGCAAACGGCTGACGGCTGTGCTAGCCACCAACTACATGCTGGTGGTTGTGCCGACCACCAGCCGCATGCTGGCGGTTGTGCCGGCCTCTAGCAAGCAGCCGGCGACAGTGCCGGCTGCTAGCAAGCAATCACGTGCCTGTGCCGGTCACTAGCAAGCGATCGACGACTATGCCAACTGCCAGCAAGCGACCGCACGACTATGTCGGCCGCCATCAAGAGATCGGCAGCTGTACCGACCTCCAACAAGCGACCGACGATTATGCCAATCGCCAGCAAGTAGCCGACGACTCTGCTTCGACCCGGAAGGTTTGATCGATAGTTCACGATGGATAGGCAGTTGGAAGAATGAGGATACTACAGTTCAGTTGGTATAaatgcatatctaattttatgAGATTGTTCTTTTGATGTTTGAGACTTTATTTCTTGGTTGCTAATATTGATTATCTAACAAATTACACATCTCAATATTCTTTAGGTATTATCAAGCTTCaataataccatgaaaatagagatTGAAATTATGTAATATTTTGTTAGATACATATAATGGAAGGTGGTGTTTTGTCCAACTATATAGTTGTGCCTTCTAATTCATCCTTCATCCTTTAGGTGTGATCTTGGCGAAGACTATCTTCGTATGAACCAACACATCCTCCCCTATATTGAAGCTTACATGGTAGTAATTAGATGAGGCTATGTAATTGGTTGTGAATTCTAATTTTTGTTACACTAACAAGGCAACTAAGTGTTCGGTCACGAGCTTTGTTTAATTGATATGATGTTTTATTAACTCATGAACTAAGTATCAATCAACTGCTGAACCTCAACTTCAAAATTCTTTATGGCCTCAGTTGTTTGATTTCATTTAATTCGTTACCACAACTTCTGATGTAGCTAAAATCCAAACTAGGTACTAATCTAACATAACATCCAACATAGTTAGTTATAAGCTGACACTATCCTCTGGAATAATTTTATATTCAAAAGCTACCAGATTATTCTGTTGGGAGAAGGATAAGGTGAAGATATTCTTACAAAGAGATGAAGTTGGAATGAAGTGAAAGAGAGATGACGGTGGAATGAAGTAAAAGAGGTACAACATTGAATATGTAACAAATTTTGCAGATGTGATAGCAAAGGGCTTGTTGTCTAAAATGCATGACCATATTGCTTCACTTACTGAGCTCATTAGTTTTGGTTGCttgaaggactcaagaaactcTTCGTCTTTAGGAAACAACTAGAGATTTTTATTCTTCAATAAGTAGCTCACTACATCTTCATCAAAGTCCAACAAGCAACCAAAACTAATGAGATCAGCAAGTGCAGCAATCTGGTCATGCATTTTCAGACAATATGCCTTTTGCTATCACATCTACAAAATTTGTTGCATATTCAATGTCATGCCTCTTTCGCTTCATTCCACCTTCATCTCTCTTTCGCTCTGTCTACAATGGATCAGAGGATAATCAAGCAGGATGCGAGAAATGATGTTGTCTTTACCAAAATGTAAGCAGTCATTGCTCAATGGAGCCAGACACTACATCATCTTGAATCACAAGAGACTCAAGATCCACAGGACTCTGATTAGGTTTGTGCAACTATAActtatctttttttatttatcacttataaaacatgtaaaatatattcattctattttgatattaattataatttgctCACCTCCAATTGTATTACATTTTCTCATGAACAATTCGTCACCACCAGTAGATATCCAAAATATTATCTAAGTATATTTTTTGTTgacatgtaaaattagttaaaCATTATACCATTTTAGTGCATTGTTATCGCTTACTTTCTTGTATATTTGACGAGTGTGTTTGTAACGGTTTCTAGAGGAAGTCTTTACCAGAGTTTTGGAGGGATCATCCTTTTTAAGTAGTTCTTCCCACTTAGTTTTAATTATTAACATTCTTCTTTGTTTGTTTGAGTATTTTTGAGAGATAAAATTATGAATAATTGAGGTATGCAGCATATTTTTTTGAGGTTTCAACATTTCATTGTagcattataaaaatatatttattttgttttgatattttaatctgcacatttctaaatattatattattgtttGTTTTAGGAGTTTCTATTGACATATTgatcattatcatcatcatcatcatctattCCATTTTATCCAGGTATCAAAATTAGGTATACATAAATCACTATAAAATTTTATCGTATTCATAAATCAGATCATATTCTatgtatttaaatatttaattttataaatttggatttagatatGAATATTTGAGCAGTTTagtttatttatattattgtgattgatttagattttgtttgttttagaTGAATATAATTCTATTTATATTAgatagtttgtttgtatggatATTATAGTTTATTTATGTTTGTATGGATTGTATGAAATATATGTATAATTATTAGTATGTATGAAATGTGTTTGTAGGTGTGAATGTGATTGTATGGATGTGATTGTTTGTATGTGTTTGTATGTATAAAATGTCATTGTGATGGTTTAGTGTATATATGAATtgtaaatatgataaaaaaaggaatataatttttttacatgtattttttttattttactaacGAAATACCGATGAAATCGGTATTCTGTCGGTAATTATCATAATGGTTTACCGACAGAAATATTATATTTGTCGGTGTTTACGGATGAAAATAACATTTCTGTCggtatttataaaattatataccGACAGAAATAGCGTTTTCGTCGATAAACACCGATGAAAATAGTATTTCTGTCAGTAACTATTTCTATTGGAAATATTATTTCCGGTGTGATTTACCAATAGAAATACTATTTTCGTTGGTAAATTTTCCTATGGAAATATAGATTTCGTCAGTATATACTGATGGAATTGAAATTCAGTCGGAAAATCCATTTCCGACAAATTACCTCCCGACAACTATTTTTTCATCGTAATTCCATCACTAAACGACTATACTAATAGAATTACGACAGAAAATTTTGTTGGTAAtcctattttttttatagtggaaTGCAATCGAAGTTATTCACTTCTCCTATGCCTCGCAAGGTctaacacaagtcagtcaagataaTCTCTTAATTATCTCATTAATACCTAATTAAGTTTTAGTAACCAACTAGATTAACATGTATGATCATATATATTGATTTTTATTAATTGTGTTCAGCCAATCCCCAAGAAATCAATGAATCCAATTTGCCTGCATCTTGTGGCCTCATGGCTCACACACAATGAGACTGAATCGTTAGTCGCGGCTGAATGGTTCCTCGATAAGGAGGTTGTGGTAGAAGAATATCGAGGAGAAACATCCAGATAGTGTAACTCGAAGTAGTTGTCTCGTTGAGCTGAAAGCGAGCCCGACTTGGATTGCTCTCTGTGGCGCCGGGCCATGATGACGTGCCAGTGGTTCTTGACCGCGTTGTCTGTACGGTGGGGGAAGTAGCGGGTAATGAGAGACCACTTGTTGCCGTGAAGCCGGTGTGCGATAAGgagcctctcttcttcctcccccgAGAAGGGTCTCTTGTCGATCCGAGGATCGAGCTGGTTGAACCACCTCAATCTACAACTTTTGCCTAATTTGGAAATAGTTAGGGCTAGTTTAATTTCCCTATAGCAAGGGCTACCACAAATAGTTAAAATTTGTATAAAACAGAGACCTGATCTGCCTTGCAGCTTCTGAGCAATGAAATTCCAGTTTTGAGGGCCAAACTTGGCCACAAGCTGCCTCAACTTCTCGTCCTCCGACGGCTTCCAGTGGCCACGGTAGCAACCGCGGCCACGAAGGGGCTCCTTGTCGTCGGCAAGCCTCATCGTCATCGGAATCTTTCGACTtgtttgttgatgatgatgatcctAAGGAGAAGAGACCATATATAAGAAGAAGAAAGATCAGAGAAGGAGAGATATAGCTTAAAACTTGAGCTAGTCTGGTGATTGGTCGatcgttttctttttctttctattATCAAGTTGCACCACAttagtgtgtatatatatataatcaataaTGTGACTTGGAATTTGACCTTTCTGAATTGATTAGAGTTTATAGTGAGCAAGTACGGCATCATGAGCAGACAGACTGGTAGGCGACACCTTCATGAGGATGACAGGTCAGCATTCAGCATGATGATACttaatatactttctcatgttgaTAGGGATCCAAGTTCCACATTGATTGTTCATATAGAACTGATTAACAATGATGGAGCCAGACCGGCCGGGTCTAGGGTTCGTGTAACTAGTTCGATAGAACCATATTTGGCCTTTTTGTTCTTGGCTTAAAGATAATGGTTGATGATGAGGAGGATCGCAAGTGTTGTTCAATAATGGAGTTAAAGTTGTGTAGGGATTGAACCGCGGTTTAGGTGGTCTAGTCGAATAATCCAACAACGATTTAGAAAAGTGGTTGAGTCCACATCGATATTGACTTGACGAATAATAGGGTGGATTAAGCAACTTCGCTATCATGAAATAGATGATGTGGTTGGCATGGGCTATTCAAAGAAGGCAACTAAGGggacaaagaaagaaagaaagaaaacgaGGGTTAAATAAATCCTAAAAGGGGGTTAATGGAATGGGATAAGATTAAGCGAAATAGGGAGGGGTATTGTAATTACTTAATTAGGCTTTTATTTAGTTGATTAAGGAAGTGTTAATGGGCAATGGAAGAAATTAATGGTGAAAATGTATTAAGTTGTTGTCGCAAGATGATTTGTCCATGTTAACATATAGTCTTGGAAGGTAGCTATCTTGACTATGTtgtttgataaaatgtcatgAGCTAATATATCAAGAAAGAAGATGTGGTACCAACTATTTTTTTAAGGgcttaacaataaaaaaaaatgattaaaaaatgaacatttaaaggaaaaaaaaactcatAGGTTTGTAAATTTGtattgttcaagcttatttgttaaGGTAATCGAGAAGTTGAGCTCGACCAAAATATAATTGATCTGTTGAAAAGGTTATTCAAGTTTGGCTTTATTGTTTTACAAGTTTGAACTTGGTCcgtttagatgttattgaacTCTCAATTAGAACTTGTTGTTGcgagattattagtgcaatcgtccgtaagtcaaggttgaccaatttgactaagctcgagtggattcgagcttgagttttgatatttagataatatgtgagaagaggtcaagtaggtcaaggttaaccgaatACTTAACAAtgtgtgagagagaagtcaagtaggtcatgggcGACTAAATACTTGACTAAAAAAACCCTAACTCGAGGCTTAGGTAaggaaaaagtcctaactacggtcaggcaagggaaaaatcctaactgtggttagataAGGGCAAAGTCCTAACTTGAGGGTTAGGTAAGagaaaagtcttaactggagattaagtaaaggaaagtccaagtgggtcaaggaggaccgcacattgatgaaggaaagtcctaactacaattaggcaaaggaaagtctaagtgagtcaaagaGAACCGCACATTGGCAAGGTTAATGTTTCCAGTTAGGtataggaaagtccaagtggttcAAAGAAGACCATATGTTGGCAAGGTAAAGTcttaactgaggttaggcaagaATAAAATCTAAGTagatcaaggaggaccacacttgaTAATCGAAAGTCCAACAGGAAGTTGACAgaagatggaaagtccaagtggatcaaatgttgactggacacctagtgaagaagtcccaataggtcacggttgaccagaggttgggcaagggaaccctagactttgaTTAAGCAAGTTAGGATTAGA
Coding sequences:
- the LOC122049149 gene encoding transcription factor MYB52-like: MTMRLADDKEPLRGRGCYRGHWKPSEDEKLRQLVAKFGPQNWNFIAQKLQGRSGKSCRLRWFNQLDPRIDKRPFSGEEEERLLIAHRLHGNKWSLITRYFPHRTDNAVKNHWHVIMARRHREQSKSGSLSAQRDNYFELHYLDVSPRYSSTTTSLSRNHSAATNDSVSLCVSHEATRCRQIGFIDFLGIG